From Macaca fascicularis isolate 582-1 chromosome 14, T2T-MFA8v1.1, a single genomic window includes:
- the C14H11orf71 gene encoding uncharacterized protein C11orf71 homolog translates to MALNNVSLSAGDQRSRVAHGSSHSDLRPRASALAMVSGDGFLVSRPEAIHLGPRQALRPSVRAESRRVNGGGRSPTRFINGREPDGRGRSRQARFSPYPGVEPDLLRSVLQQRLIALGGVIAARISV, encoded by the coding sequence ATGGCCCTGAACAATGTGTCCCTGTCCGCCGGTGATCAGAGGAGCAGGGTGGCCCACGGCTCTTCCCACAGCGACCTCAGACCGCGGGCGTCAGCGTTGGCAATGGTCTCTGGAGACGGCTTCCTTGTTTCCAGACCTGAAGCGATTCATCTAGGACCTCGGCAGGCTTTGCGACCAAGCGTTCGTGCCGAGAGCCGTCGAGTGAATGGTGGCGGCCGCAGCCCAACCCGCTTTATAAACGGAAGGGAACCGGATGGCCGGGGCCGGAGCCGCCAGGCCAGATTCTCACCTTACCCTGGCGTTGAACCCGACCTCCTAAGAAGTGTGCTGCAACAGCGTTTGATTGCATTAGGAGGTGTCATCGCGGCTCGAATTTCAGTTTAA
- the RBM7 gene encoding RNA-binding protein 7 isoform X5: MGAAAAEADRTLFVGNLETKVTEELLFELFHQAGPVIKVKIPKDKDGKPKQFAFVNFKHEVSVPYAMNLLNGIKLYGRPIKIQFRSGSSHASQDVSLSYPQHHVGNSSPTSTSPSRYERTMDNMTSSAQIIQRSFSSPENFQRQAVITLV; this comes from the exons atgggggcggcggcggcggaagCGGATCGGACTCTCTTTGTGGGCAACCTTGAAACGAAAGTGACCGAGGAGCTCCTTTTCGAGCTTTTCCACCAG GCTGGGCCAGTAATAAAGGTGAAAATTCCAAAAGATAAGGATGGTAAACCAAAGCAGTTTGCGTTTGTGAATTTCAAACATGAAGTATCTGTTCCTTATGCAATGAATCTACTTAATGGAATCAAACTTTACGGAAGGCCTATCAAAATTCAATTTAGATCAG GAAGTAGTCATGCCTCGCAAGATGTCAGTTTGTCATATCCCCAGCATCATGTTGGAAATTCAAGCCCTACCTCCACGTCTCCTAGCAG GTACGAAAGGACTATGGATAACATGACTTCATCAGCTCAGATAATTCAGAGATCTTTCTCTTCTCCAGAAAATTTTCAGAGACAAGCAGTG
- the RBM7 gene encoding RNA-binding protein 7 isoform X2, whose protein sequence is MGAAAAEADRTLFVGNLETKVTEELLFELFHQAGPVIKVKIPKDKDGKPKQFAFVNFKHEVSVPYAMNLLNGIKLYGRPIKIQFRSGSSHASQDVSLSYPQHHVGNSSPTSTSPSRYERTMDNMTSSAQIIQRSFSSPENFQRQAVMNSTLRQMSYGGKFGSPPLDQSGFSPSVQSHSHSFNQSSSSQWRQDTPSSQRKVRMNSHPYLADRHYSREQRYTDHGSDHHYRGNRDDFFYEDRNHDGWSHDYENRRDSSRDGKWRSSRH, encoded by the exons atgggggcggcggcggcggaagCGGATCGGACTCTCTTTGTGGGCAACCTTGAAACGAAAGTGACCGAGGAGCTCCTTTTCGAGCTTTTCCACCAG GCTGGGCCAGTAATAAAGGTGAAAATTCCAAAAGATAAGGATGGTAAACCAAAGCAGTTTGCGTTTGTGAATTTCAAACATGAAGTATCTGTTCCTTATGCAATGAATCTACTTAATGGAATCAAACTTTACGGAAGGCCTATCAAAATTCAATTTAGATCAG GAAGTAGTCATGCCTCGCAAGATGTCAGTTTGTCATATCCCCAGCATCATGTTGGAAATTCAAGCCCTACCTCCACGTCTCCTAGCAG GTACGAAAGGACTATGGATAACATGACTTCATCAGCTCAGATAATTCAGAGATCTTTCTCTTCTCCAGAAAATTTTCAGAGACAAGCAGTG ATGAACAGTACTTTGAGACAAATGTCGTATGGTGGAAAATTTGGTTCTCCACCTCTGGATCAGTCAGGATTTTCACCATCAGTTCAATCACACAGTCATAGTTTTAACCAGTCTTCCAGCTCTCAGTGGCGCCAAGATACACCGTCATCACAGCGTAAAGTCAGAATGAATTCTCATCCCTACCTAGCAGATAGACATTATAGCCGGGAACAGCGTTACACTGATCATGGTTCTGACCATCATTACAGAGGAAACAGAGATGATTTCTTCTATGAAGATAGGAATCATGATGGCTGGAGCCATGATTATGAAAACAGAAGAGACAGTAGTAGAGATGGAAAATGGCGTTCATCTCGACACTAA
- the RBM7 gene encoding RNA-binding protein 7 isoform X6 — MGAAAAEADRTLFVGNLETKVTEELLFELFHQAGPVIKVKIPKDKDGKPKQFAFVNFKHEVSVPYAMNLLNGIKLYGRPIKIQFRSGSSHASQDVSLSYPQHHVGNSSPTSTSPSR, encoded by the exons atgggggcggcggcggcggaagCGGATCGGACTCTCTTTGTGGGCAACCTTGAAACGAAAGTGACCGAGGAGCTCCTTTTCGAGCTTTTCCACCAG GCTGGGCCAGTAATAAAGGTGAAAATTCCAAAAGATAAGGATGGTAAACCAAAGCAGTTTGCGTTTGTGAATTTCAAACATGAAGTATCTGTTCCTTATGCAATGAATCTACTTAATGGAATCAAACTTTACGGAAGGCCTATCAAAATTCAATTTAGATCAG GAAGTAGTCATGCCTCGCAAGATGTCAGTTTGTCATATCCCCAGCATCATGTTGGAAATTCAAGCCCTACCTCCACGTCTCCTAGCAG ATGA
- the RBM7 gene encoding RNA-binding protein 7 isoform X4, which produces MGAAAAEADRTLFVGNLETKVTEELLFELFHQAGPVIKVKIPKDKDGKPKQFAFVNFKHEVSVPYAMNLLNGIKLYGRPIKIQFRSGSSHASQDVSLSYPQHHVGNSSPTSTSPSSRYERTMDNMTSSAQIIQRSFSSPENFQRQAVITLV; this is translated from the exons atgggggcggcggcggcggaagCGGATCGGACTCTCTTTGTGGGCAACCTTGAAACGAAAGTGACCGAGGAGCTCCTTTTCGAGCTTTTCCACCAG GCTGGGCCAGTAATAAAGGTGAAAATTCCAAAAGATAAGGATGGTAAACCAAAGCAGTTTGCGTTTGTGAATTTCAAACATGAAGTATCTGTTCCTTATGCAATGAATCTACTTAATGGAATCAAACTTTACGGAAGGCCTATCAAAATTCAATTTAGATCAG GAAGTAGTCATGCCTCGCAAGATGTCAGTTTGTCATATCCCCAGCATCATGTTGGAAATTCAAGCCCTACCTCCACGTCTCCTAGCAG cAGGTACGAAAGGACTATGGATAACATGACTTCATCAGCTCAGATAATTCAGAGATCTTTCTCTTCTCCAGAAAATTTTCAGAGACAAGCAGTG
- the RBM7 gene encoding RNA-binding protein 7 isoform X1 produces the protein MGAAAAEADRTLFVGNLETKVTEELLFELFHQAGPVIKVKIPKDKDGKPKQFAFVNFKHEVSVPYAMNLLNGIKLYGRPIKIQFRSGSSHASQDVSLSYPQHHVGNSSPTSTSPSSRYERTMDNMTSSAQIIQRSFSSPENFQRQAVMNSTLRQMSYGGKFGSPPLDQSGFSPSVQSHSHSFNQSSSSQWRQDTPSSQRKVRMNSHPYLADRHYSREQRYTDHGSDHHYRGNRDDFFYEDRNHDGWSHDYENRRDSSRDGKWRSSRH, from the exons atgggggcggcggcggcggaagCGGATCGGACTCTCTTTGTGGGCAACCTTGAAACGAAAGTGACCGAGGAGCTCCTTTTCGAGCTTTTCCACCAG GCTGGGCCAGTAATAAAGGTGAAAATTCCAAAAGATAAGGATGGTAAACCAAAGCAGTTTGCGTTTGTGAATTTCAAACATGAAGTATCTGTTCCTTATGCAATGAATCTACTTAATGGAATCAAACTTTACGGAAGGCCTATCAAAATTCAATTTAGATCAG GAAGTAGTCATGCCTCGCAAGATGTCAGTTTGTCATATCCCCAGCATCATGTTGGAAATTCAAGCCCTACCTCCACGTCTCCTAGCAG cAGGTACGAAAGGACTATGGATAACATGACTTCATCAGCTCAGATAATTCAGAGATCTTTCTCTTCTCCAGAAAATTTTCAGAGACAAGCAGTG ATGAACAGTACTTTGAGACAAATGTCGTATGGTGGAAAATTTGGTTCTCCACCTCTGGATCAGTCAGGATTTTCACCATCAGTTCAATCACACAGTCATAGTTTTAACCAGTCTTCCAGCTCTCAGTGGCGCCAAGATACACCGTCATCACAGCGTAAAGTCAGAATGAATTCTCATCCCTACCTAGCAGATAGACATTATAGCCGGGAACAGCGTTACACTGATCATGGTTCTGACCATCATTACAGAGGAAACAGAGATGATTTCTTCTATGAAGATAGGAATCATGATGGCTGGAGCCATGATTATGAAAACAGAAGAGACAGTAGTAGAGATGGAAAATGGCGTTCATCTCGACACTAA
- the RBM7 gene encoding RNA-binding protein 7 isoform X3: MNLLNGIKLYGRPIKIQFRSGSSHASQDVSLSYPQHHVGNSSPTSTSPSSRYERTMDNMTSSAQIIQRSFSSPENFQRQAVMNSTLRQMSYGGKFGSPPLDQSGFSPSVQSHSHSFNQSSSSQWRQDTPSSQRKVRMNSHPYLADRHYSREQRYTDHGSDHHYRGNRDDFFYEDRNHDGWSHDYENRRDSSRDGKWRSSRH, translated from the exons ATGAATCTACTTAATGGAATCAAACTTTACGGAAGGCCTATCAAAATTCAATTTAGATCAG GAAGTAGTCATGCCTCGCAAGATGTCAGTTTGTCATATCCCCAGCATCATGTTGGAAATTCAAGCCCTACCTCCACGTCTCCTAGCAG cAGGTACGAAAGGACTATGGATAACATGACTTCATCAGCTCAGATAATTCAGAGATCTTTCTCTTCTCCAGAAAATTTTCAGAGACAAGCAGTG ATGAACAGTACTTTGAGACAAATGTCGTATGGTGGAAAATTTGGTTCTCCACCTCTGGATCAGTCAGGATTTTCACCATCAGTTCAATCACACAGTCATAGTTTTAACCAGTCTTCCAGCTCTCAGTGGCGCCAAGATACACCGTCATCACAGCGTAAAGTCAGAATGAATTCTCATCCCTACCTAGCAGATAGACATTATAGCCGGGAACAGCGTTACACTGATCATGGTTCTGACCATCATTACAGAGGAAACAGAGATGATTTCTTCTATGAAGATAGGAATCATGATGGCTGGAGCCATGATTATGAAAACAGAAGAGACAGTAGTAGAGATGGAAAATGGCGTTCATCTCGACACTAA